From Caminibacter mediatlanticus TB-2, the proteins below share one genomic window:
- a CDS encoding aldehyde dehydrogenase family protein yields the protein MALIPEKFLEILGIKKIEEKELVAKKLIGSSEENGEVKEIINPYTKQPTTKYVKCNIEDAKRALEVAKNAFENTKKSTLAQRIAWIEDVAKKLQEKKEEFAKYITLEVAKPISHARVEVERCIENLKICAAEGYHILGETIPTDATFTGAKTTAFYKRVPAGVVVAITPFNFPLNLVAHKLGPALITGNSVVLKPTPEAPYTAYAFAKLFIESEYAIKDALSVVYGDADVGSTLVTSPIPRVISFTGSVAVGKIITQSAGIKKVSLELGGNAATFIESSANLDYAASRCAVGAFANSGQVCISLQRIYVDEKVYEEFAKKLGDEASKLKVGNPFEEDTFMGPLINEEAAIRAENWIKSAVSEGARIIAGGKREGNILYPTILADVTDDMKIVCEEVFAPIVSLVKVRGYEEAVEKMNNSPYGLQYSMFSNRVDLMNRAIEDFEAGGVIINDIPTLRFDIQPYGGIKLSGIGREGPKFAIEEMTEIKSIIIR from the coding sequence ATGGCATTAATTCCTGAAAAATTTTTAGAAATATTAGGGATAAAAAAAATTGAAGAAAAAGAGTTAGTTGCTAAAAAATTAATTGGAAGCAGTGAAGAAAATGGAGAAGTTAAAGAGATTATTAACCCATATACTAAACAACCAACTACAAAATATGTAAAATGTAATATTGAAGATGCAAAAAGAGCATTAGAAGTTGCAAAAAATGCTTTTGAAAACACTAAAAAATCAACACTTGCTCAAAGAATTGCTTGGATTGAAGATGTTGCTAAAAAATTACAAGAAAAAAAAGAAGAATTTGCAAAATATATAACTCTTGAAGTTGCAAAGCCTATTTCTCACGCAAGAGTTGAAGTTGAAAGATGTATAGAAAATTTAAAAATTTGTGCAGCTGAGGGGTATCATATTTTAGGTGAAACTATTCCAACAGATGCAACTTTTACAGGAGCTAAAACAACAGCTTTTTATAAAAGAGTTCCAGCTGGTGTAGTAGTAGCTATTACCCCTTTTAATTTTCCATTAAATCTTGTAGCTCACAAATTAGGACCTGCATTAATTACAGGAAATAGCGTTGTATTAAAACCAACTCCTGAGGCTCCATATACTGCTTATGCATTTGCTAAATTATTTATTGAAAGCGAGTATGCAATAAAAGATGCTCTAAGTGTTGTTTATGGAGATGCAGATGTTGGAAGTACTCTTGTTACAAGTCCTATTCCAAGAGTTATTAGTTTTACAGGAAGTGTTGCAGTTGGTAAAATAATTACTCAAAGTGCAGGAATAAAAAAAGTTAGTTTAGAACTTGGTGGAAACGCTGCAACATTTATTGAAAGCAGTGCCAATTTAGACTATGCAGCAAGTAGATGTGCAGTTGGAGCATTTGCTAATTCTGGTCAAGTTTGTATATCACTTCAAAGAATTTATGTAGATGAAAAAGTTTATGAAGAGTTTGCAAAAAAACTTGGAGATGAAGCAAGTAAATTAAAAGTTGGAAATCCTTTTGAAGAAGATACTTTTATGGGACCTTTAATTAATGAAGAAGCAGCTATTAGGGCTGAGAATTGGATAAAATCAGCTGTAAGTGAAGGTGCAAGAATTATAGCTGGTGGAAAAAGAGAAGGAAATATTTTATATCCAACAATATTAGCAGATGTAACAGATGATATGAAAATAGTATGTGAAGAAGTATTTGCACCAATTGTAAGCTTAGTAAAAGTTAGGGGCTATGAAGAAGCAGTTGAGAAAATGAATAACTCTCCTTATGGACTTCAATATTCAATGTTTAGTAATAGAGTTGATTTAATGAATAGAGCTATTGAAGATTTTGAAGCAGGCGGAGTTATAATTAATGATATTCCAACTTTAAGATTTGATATTCAGCCATATGGAGGAATTAAACTCTCAGGAATTGGAAGAGAAGGTCCTAAATTTGCAATAGAAGAGATGACTGAGATTAAATCAATTATTATAAGATAA
- a CDS encoding branched-chain amino acid transaminase → MNEAKYIWMDGEFIPWSEAKVHVLTHTLHYGNGVFEGTRAYQTENGLAIFRLEDHTKRLLNSAKILKIDVPFSQNELEKAQIELLRKNDFKGNVYIRPLIFLGYGKMGLYHIGAPVHVSIAAWEWGAYLGEEGLEKGIRVKISSIVRNPVKSTFGKAKAVANYLNSQMAKYEAIECGYEEALMLDDDGFVAEGSGECFFIVRDGVLITPPNDNSLESITQATILELAKERDIPIERRRITRDEVYISDEAFFTGTAAEVTPVREVDGRVIGNGKRGEITKELQDAYFDVVYGRDKGYKHYLTYI, encoded by the coding sequence ATGAATGAAGCAAAATATATTTGGATGGATGGTGAGTTTATTCCTTGGAGTGAAGCAAAAGTTCATGTATTAACTCATACTTTGCATTATGGAAATGGAGTATTTGAAGGTACAAGAGCTTATCAGACAGAAAATGGGCTTGCAATTTTTAGACTCGAAGACCATACAAAAAGACTTTTAAATTCAGCAAAAATTTTAAAAATAGATGTACCATTTTCTCAAAATGAACTTGAAAAAGCGCAAATTGAACTTTTAAGAAAAAACGATTTTAAAGGTAATGTTTATATAAGACCACTAATTTTCTTAGGATATGGAAAAATGGGACTTTATCATATAGGTGCTCCTGTTCATGTAAGTATTGCTGCTTGGGAGTGGGGTGCTTATCTTGGAGAAGAGGGACTTGAAAAAGGTATTAGGGTAAAAATTTCTTCAATTGTTAGAAATCCTGTAAAATCAACTTTTGGTAAAGCAAAAGCAGTCGCAAATTATTTAAATTCTCAAATGGCAAAATATGAAGCAATTGAATGTGGATATGAAGAAGCATTAATGCTTGATGATGATGGATTTGTGGCTGAGGGAAGTGGTGAGTGTTTTTTTATAGTAAGAGATGGTGTTTTAATTACTCCACCAAATGATAATTCACTTGAAAGTATTACACAAGCAACTATTCTTGAACTTGCAAAAGAGAGAGATATTCCAATTGAGAGAAGAAGAATAACAAGAGATGAAGTATATATATCTGATGAAGCATTTTTTACAGGTACTGCTGCTGAGGTTACTCCTGTAAGAGAAGTTGATGGAAGAGTGATTGGTAATGGAAAAAGAGGTGAAATTACAAAAGAATTACAAGATGCATATTTTGATGTAGTTTATGGAAGAGATAAAGGTTATAAACATTACTTAACATATATTTAA
- a CDS encoding SPFH domain-containing protein, whose translation MPADINWNKKNENKFEPPKFEPPKFIKNGGNFAIVIIGIIFLLFLFKPWVVINEGEVGILSTTGKFSEKPLKPGLHFYFPIVQKVIIVDTKVHMISYKRNPEVGTMPDRYGTIRIYPAINVLDARGLPITVELSVSYRLDPNKAAYVVKTYGLNWEDKIINPIVRDVVRNVIGKYPAEELPVRRNEIATRIENEIRDQLQKIPQKPVIFESFQLRDIILPENIKRQIERVQIAKQEAERAKYEVLRAKQEAEKRAAIARGLAEARKIEAQGRADARLIEAKAEAQANIEIAKSITPNLLKLKQIEVQNKFNEALKQNPNTKIFLTPGGVVPNLWMNVQDEKKAITQGNK comes from the coding sequence ATGCCAGCAGATATAAATTGGAATAAAAAGAATGAAAATAAATTTGAACCTCCTAAATTTGAACCACCAAAGTTTATAAAAAATGGAGGTAATTTTGCAATAGTAATTATTGGAATAATTTTTTTACTTTTTTTATTTAAACCATGGGTTGTAATTAATGAAGGAGAAGTTGGGATTTTATCAACAACAGGTAAGTTTTCAGAAAAACCTTTAAAACCTGGTCTTCACTTTTATTTTCCAATTGTTCAAAAGGTAATTATTGTAGATACAAAAGTTCATATGATTAGTTATAAAAGAAACCCAGAAGTTGGTACTATGCCAGATAGATATGGAACAATAAGAATATATCCAGCTATCAATGTTCTTGATGCAAGAGGGCTTCCTATTACTGTTGAGTTATCAGTAAGTTATAGACTTGACCCAAATAAAGCAGCATATGTAGTTAAAACATATGGTCTTAATTGGGAAGATAAGATTATTAATCCAATAGTAAGAGATGTTGTAAGAAATGTAATTGGAAAGTATCCAGCAGAAGAGCTTCCTGTTAGAAGAAATGAAATAGCAACAAGAATAGAAAATGAAATTAGAGACCAACTTCAAAAAATACCTCAAAAACCTGTGATTTTTGAGAGTTTTCAATTAAGAGATATTATCTTACCTGAAAATATAAAAAGACAAATTGAAAGAGTCCAAATAGCAAAACAAGAAGCTGAAAGAGCAAAATATGAGGTATTAAGAGCAAAACAAGAAGCTGAAAAAAGAGCTGCAATTGCAAGAGGTTTAGCAGAAGCAAGAAAGATAGAAGCACAAGGTAGAGCTGATGCAAGATTAATTGAAGCAAAAGCAGAAGCCCAAGCTAATATAGAAATAGCAAAATCAATTACACCAAATTTACTTAAATTAAAACAAATTGAAGTTCAAAATAAATTTAATGAAGCTCTAAAACAAAATCCAAATACTAAAATTTTCTTAACACCAGGTGGAGTTGTTCCAAATTTATGGATGAATGTACAAGATGAAAAAAAAGCTATTACACAAGGTAATAAATAA
- the hisIE gene encoding bifunctional phosphoribosyl-AMP cyclohydrolase/phosphoribosyl-ATP diphosphatase HisIE, whose product MVDFEKNGGLVPVIVQDIDTNEVLMLAYMNKEALELTKKTGLAHFFSRSRNKIWQKGESSGNIQEVKDILVDCDNDTILLKVKQKGVACHTGRKSCFFTKLDTNEVILDKEKEIEYNFIDKLYHTLLDRKNADPKTSYVSSLYNKGENSLLKKIAEEAAEFCFAVKDNNKNEIIYEAADLAFHTLIALAYKNIHPEAILEELKRREGISGIEEKKSRKDK is encoded by the coding sequence ATGGTCGATTTTGAAAAAAACGGTGGATTAGTCCCTGTTATAGTTCAAGATATAGATACAAATGAAGTCTTAATGCTTGCATATATGAATAAAGAAGCCTTAGAACTAACTAAAAAAACAGGCTTAGCTCATTTTTTTTCTCGCTCTCGTAATAAAATATGGCAAAAAGGTGAAAGTAGCGGAAATATTCAAGAAGTAAAAGATATTTTAGTTGATTGTGATAATGATACAATTTTGCTTAAAGTAAAGCAAAAAGGTGTTGCTTGTCATACAGGTAGAAAATCTTGTTTTTTTACAAAACTTGATACAAATGAGGTTATATTAGACAAAGAAAAAGAAATAGAGTATAATTTCATCGATAAGTTATATCATACATTACTTGATAGAAAAAATGCAGACCCAAAAACTTCATATGTTTCTTCTTTGTATAACAAAGGAGAAAATTCTCTCCTTAAAAAGATAGCAGAAGAAGCAGCGGAGTTTTGTTTTGCTGTTAAAGATAATAATAAAAATGAAATTATTTATGAAGCTGCTGATTTGGCATTTCATACATTAATAGCATTAGCATATAAAAATATTCATCCAGAGGCTATTTTGGAAGAATTAAAAAGAAGAGAAGGTATAAGTGGAATTGAAGAAAAAAAGAGTCGTAAAGATAAATAA
- a CDS encoding DUF2393 family protein: protein MMIPYFTFLHWLDIAFFLILFIFLTVISVKAAGENTKLLVSMIFASFLITIFSAIIGLVILEKYTKKAKLLDVTQRRVLINETLVLKGRVKNIGKFKINYCKLEIKLVNNGWGQGKIEKGTFFKPGGLSLFGSKDKKPNTIKATRIIIKNGLLPGEIKNFSVIIPYPPYFKNTYLNYKLYCH, encoded by the coding sequence ATGATGATTCCATATTTTACTTTTCTGCATTGGCTTGACATAGCCTTTTTTTTAATTTTATTTATATTTTTAACTGTTATATCAGTAAAAGCAGCTGGAGAGAATACTAAATTATTAGTGAGTATGATATTCGCCTCTTTTTTAATTACAATATTTAGTGCTATTATAGGGCTTGTTATTTTAGAAAAATATACTAAAAAAGCAAAACTATTAGATGTAACACAAAGAAGAGTACTTATCAATGAAACATTAGTTTTAAAAGGTAGAGTTAAAAATATAGGTAAGTTTAAAATTAATTATTGCAAACTTGAAATCAAATTGGTAAATAATGGTTGGGGACAAGGAAAAATAGAAAAAGGTACTTTTTTTAAGCCTGGCGGGCTTAGTTTATTTGGTAGTAAAGATAAAAAGCCAAATACTATAAAAGCTACAAGAATAATAATAAAAAACGGGCTTTTACCAGGAGAGATTAAAAACTTTTCTGTAATTATTCCTTATCCTCCATATTTTAAAAATACTTACCTAAATTATAAGTTATATTGCCATTGA